In the genome of Nocardioides seonyuensis, one region contains:
- a CDS encoding GNAT family N-acetyltransferase — MHGVAGSGGRCAHRVRQVTPTWLDGLYVLPSAQGSGAGSALLDQVKRERPDASGCGSSR, encoded by the coding sequence GTGCACGGTGTGGCTGGCTCTGGAGGACGGTGCGCCCATCGGGTTCGCCAGGTGACGCCGACGTGGTTGGACGGCCTCTACGTCCTCCCCTCCGCCCAGGGGTCCGGAGCGGGGTCCGCGCTGCTGGACCAGGTCAAGCGCGAGCGGCCGGACGCTTCGGGCTGTGGGTCTTCGAGATGA
- a CDS encoding signal peptidase II codes for MLPNWPVFNIADICINVAAGLIILQTVRGVTLSGERVAEE; via the coding sequence ATGCTGCCCAACTGGCCGGTCTTCAACATCGCAGACATCTGCATCAACGTCGCGGCAGGGCTCATCATCCTTCAGACGGTGCGTGGCGTCACCCTCTCCGGTGAGCGGGTGGCGGAGGAGTGA
- a CDS encoding signal peptidase II, translating into MQAARGASLTSDPVHPVPPRRRLALFGVVAAGAYLLDLGSKQWALSALAENDINVVGELLVLHLTFNPGAAFSTGTEFTIVFTCLAIIAVAVVLWLSRRVRSTAWAWALGLLLGGVAGNLTDRIVRPPSPSAATWWTS; encoded by the coding sequence ATGCAAGCAGCGCGAGGAGCGTCGCTGACCAGCGACCCGGTCCACCCCGTCCCACCTCGTCGCCGGCTGGCGCTCTTCGGGGTCGTGGCAGCCGGCGCCTACCTGCTCGACCTGGGGTCGAAGCAGTGGGCCCTCAGCGCCCTCGCCGAGAACGACATCAACGTCGTGGGTGAGCTGCTGGTCCTGCACCTCACCTTCAACCCCGGCGCAGCCTTCAGCACCGGCACCGAGTTCACCATCGTGTTCACCTGCCTGGCCATCATCGCGGTGGCGGTGGTGCTGTGGTTGAGCCGTCGGGTGCGGAGCACCGCGTGGGCGTGGGCCCTGGGCCTGCTGCTCGGCGGCGTCGCCGGCAACCTCACCGACCGGATCGTCCGCCCCCCGAGCCCTTCCGCGGCCACGTGGTGGACTTCTTGA
- a CDS encoding TraR/DksA family transcriptional regulator codes for MPKAAPATKAVTAVDTAVTKKTAPAKKGKRATPSSLVVLPGESPWTKAELNEVVRDLNDHEARLTELVEEAEKELAGLMRDAGDGAGADQADMGATSFERDHELTVVANEREMLAQTHHALERIEDGTFGVCESCGEPIGKMRLMAYPRATLCMTCKQREERR; via the coding sequence GTGCCCAAGGCAGCGCCTGCGACGAAGGCAGTCACTGCCGTCGACACCGCAGTGACCAAGAAGACCGCACCCGCGAAGAAGGGCAAGCGCGCCACGCCGTCCTCCCTCGTCGTGCTCCCCGGCGAGTCGCCGTGGACGAAGGCCGAGCTCAACGAGGTCGTCCGCGACCTCAACGACCACGAGGCGCGTCTCACCGAGCTGGTCGAAGAGGCGGAGAAGGAGCTCGCCGGTCTGATGCGTGACGCCGGGGATGGCGCCGGAGCAGACCAGGCCGACATGGGTGCGACGAGCTTCGAGAGGGACCACGAGCTCACGGTGGTGGCCAACGAGCGCGAGATGCTCGCCCAGACCCATCATGCGCTCGAGCGCATCGAGGACGGCACGTTCGGTGTCTGCGAGTCATGTGGGGAGCCGATCGGCAAGATGCGACTCATGGCGTACCCCCGTGCCACACTGTGCATGACATGCAAGCAGCGCGAGGAGCGTCGCTGA
- a CDS encoding DivIVA domain-containing protein, translating to MPLTPEDVSNKRFTPVRLREGYDMGEVDQFLDEVEAELARLTKENEDLRSKLAAAQSGGGAASEPAPMIAPIQREPEPEPEPVKPAPAPVAAAAPVQNVADASNAAARLLEIATRNADELVEDAKNEADRIVGAARTKAERLEAEAKTKADRLEADARQRSQMLDSETAERRQQMFGDLEKERDKLNGDVETLRAFEREYRSRLKTYFSQQLEALATGEGAAPTEAPQTPKRLRSVLGEDDH from the coding sequence ATGCCACTGACGCCTGAGGACGTGAGCAACAAGCGCTTCACACCGGTCCGGCTCCGTGAGGGCTACGACATGGGTGAGGTCGACCAGTTCCTCGACGAGGTCGAGGCCGAGCTCGCTCGACTCACCAAGGAGAACGAGGACCTGCGCTCCAAGCTCGCGGCCGCACAGTCCGGTGGCGGCGCCGCGTCGGAGCCGGCTCCGATGATCGCGCCGATCCAGCGCGAGCCCGAGCCCGAGCCCGAGCCGGTGAAGCCCGCCCCGGCTCCCGTGGCCGCGGCCGCCCCCGTGCAGAACGTCGCCGACGCCTCCAACGCGGCAGCCCGACTGCTGGAGATCGCGACCCGCAACGCCGACGAGCTCGTCGAGGACGCCAAGAACGAGGCCGACCGGATCGTGGGCGCCGCCCGCACCAAGGCCGAGCGCCTCGAGGCCGAGGCCAAGACCAAGGCGGACCGCCTCGAGGCCGACGCCCGCCAGCGCTCCCAGATGCTCGACTCCGAGACGGCAGAGCGTCGTCAGCAGATGTTCGGCGATCTCGAGAAGGAGCGCGACAAGCTCAACGGCGACGTGGAGACACTGCGTGCCTTCGAGCGCGAGTACCGCAGCCGCCTCAAGACCTACTTCTCCCAGCAGCTGGAGGCCCTCGCCACCGGCGAGGGTGCCGCTCCGACCGAGGCCCCGCAGACGCCCAAGCGTCTGCGGTCGGTGCTCGGCGAGGACGACCACTGA
- a CDS encoding YggT family protein: MEIIGQVLIGILWVFIGLLWLRFIVDWVQVFARRWEPHGVLLVVLEGVYSATDPPILALRRVIPPLRIGSFALDLSFLIVMIAAYLLLEVVAIIFLR, translated from the coding sequence GTGGAAATCATTGGCCAGGTCCTCATCGGGATCCTGTGGGTGTTCATCGGGCTGCTCTGGCTCCGCTTCATCGTCGACTGGGTGCAGGTCTTCGCGCGCCGCTGGGAGCCGCACGGCGTCCTTCTGGTGGTCCTCGAAGGTGTCTACAGCGCGACGGATCCGCCGATCCTGGCCCTGCGTCGCGTGATCCCTCCGCTGCGCATCGGGTCCTTCGCCCTCGACCTCAGCTTCCTCATCGTGATGATCGCGGCCTACCTCCTCCTGGAGGTCGTGGCGATCATCTTCCTGCGATGA
- a CDS encoding cell division protein SepF, whose product MSGAMRKIGEYLGLLEDTGHYDDYDGDFETAAHDAVDPRADRPRERRPAPVADLAERRRPVSVHQGVQPGVVAELSRITTLHPRNYNEARLVGENYRDGTPVIMNLSEMDDNDAKRLVDFAAGLIFATRGSIERVTNKVFLLSPPNVTVAAEDKERIAEDGFFNQS is encoded by the coding sequence ATGAGCGGCGCGATGCGCAAGATCGGCGAGTACCTCGGCCTGCTCGAGGACACCGGCCACTACGACGACTACGACGGTGACTTCGAGACCGCCGCCCACGACGCGGTCGACCCACGGGCCGACAGGCCCCGCGAGCGCCGCCCAGCCCCTGTGGCAGACCTGGCTGAGCGCCGCCGTCCGGTCAGTGTCCATCAGGGAGTCCAGCCAGGAGTCGTCGCCGAGTTGAGTCGCATCACCACGCTGCACCCGCGCAACTACAACGAGGCGCGCCTGGTGGGCGAGAACTACCGGGACGGCACGCCCGTCATCATGAATCTCTCCGAGATGGACGACAACGACGCCAAGCGCCTCGTGGACTTCGCAGCCGGGCTGATCTTCGCCACGCGTGGCTCGATCGAGCGCGTGACCAACAAGGTCTTCCTGCTCTCGCCGCCCAACGTCACGGTCGCGGCCGAGGACAAGGAGCGCATCGCCGAGGATGGCTTCTTCAACCAGAGCTGA